A window of Bacteroidota bacterium genomic DNA:
GGTATCGTGGAGATAGTACTGCAGATCGTGCTCGATAATACTTTGTAAATCTGGTTTTGGCACATAGGTCCTATAGGACTTATACGACTCACTCGAAGAATTCGCGAGCAATGAAGTAATCTCCTCAGCAGAGAACAGCGACCGGATGTTTGCCGGATCGAGCAATGCTCTCACGGCAGTGGCAGAGCGGCTGCCGGTATCTTTCGGGAGTAATCTAGCAAACCGATGCCGCAGTCCCGCCGGGAGCGACCACACCAATTCTGCCAGTTTCTTATGCTGGGCAAGCCAGCGATATTTGCGGTAACCCAAGAACAGCTCATCGCCGCCAACGCCACTGAGTACAACCTTGAGCGATGGACTTGCCGCGCGCGCGAAGTGCGCGACGAGGAAGGTGTTCAGCCCATCGCCCGTCGGGGAATCCATCGCGCTGAAGAACTTGGGAAGCAATGCCGCCACATCCTCTCCGGATATGATTCGCTCGTGATGACGCGTGCCGAATGCGGTTGCCCCGATGCGCGCCATCTCCGTTTCCGAAGCAACGTTCTTCGAGTGAAAACCGATGGAGAACGTCTCGATGGGTTTCGAAACTTCGCGAGCCATCAGCCCGACGACCGCGTTCGAATCGAGACCGGCCGAGAGAAATGCTCCGACCGGCACATCGCTAACCAAGCGGTACCGCACTGACTCTTCAAGGAGCCGCCGCGTCTCACGGACGGCCTCGGGATAAGCTATAGCCGTTGGGCTGTACTCGGGAAGCTGGTACCATTGTGAGATGCTGACCGTGTCACTCTTGACTCGCAGGACACTGCCGGCGGGCAAAGTCGATACGCCCTGAAAGATCGAGAGCGGATGGGGAACGGCATAGAACGCCAGGTACTTGCGCATCGCATCCGCCGAAACAAGTGGTCGAACCAAGCCGCTGCGTATCAGAGTCCGTGCTTCCGAGGCGAAGAGAAGGACTGAGCCTAGCGTTGAGTAGTAGAGCGGCTTCTTGCCAATCGCATCGCGGGCAATGAGAAGTTCGTTCGTGCTTGCGCCCCAGAATGCAAACGTGAAAAAGCCCCGCAGATCAGGAATAATCTTATCACCGAACCGCTCCAGCAACGCAAGCAGAACGGCGGTGTCGCTCGGTGGCACGGCCAGTTTGTATTTCGCGCGCAGCTCCCCGTAGTTATATATCTCTCCGTTGAAGATAAGGACATTTCCATCCTTTGATACCATAGGCTGGTGTGCCTCGGCCGATGGATCGATGATGGAAAGCCGGGTATGAGCAAAGCCGAGATGCCGATCGGGAGAAATCCATTGGCCGCTATCGTCCGGACCGCGATGGGCGAGTGAGGCGGACATAGTGGAGAGCTGCCGCCCTGTGTCTTCAGGAAGGGGCGTGCGATCGAGCGAAATCAGTCCAGCGATACCACACATTGTGAGGGACAACGGTAATGGTAAGATCTTTTGTTCGGTGGCGCCTTGTCGTAACAAAATCGCGCTCTCCGCTGTTGAGGGCGCGCAAGTTTCAAATTGGTGTTTTTTCAGGAAACAGGAAAAGGAGAAGCAGAGACTTATGGCCATCATGATCACGACGGAGTGCATTAATTGCGGTGCATGCGAGCCGGAGTGTCCGAACAATGCAATTTATGAGGGTGGCGCAAACTGGACCCTTGGCGGTCAGAGCTTTGGTGCTGACGATCCGGGCCCCAGCGGTGCGGTTGGATTCTTCTCCTCCGATTACTTTTACATTGTGCCGGATAAGTGCACGGAATGCGTGACCTTTCACGACGAGCCGCAGTGCGCCGCTGTGTGTCCCGTCGATTGCTGCGTGCCGGATCCGAATTGGGTCGAACCTCGCGAACAACTCGAAGCCAAGGTGGCTTGGCTGGATGAAGTCGATCCAGGTCGTAAGCGATAAATTTACTGCACTGATTTTCGCGCTCCGTTGCTCAAGATGCAGATAGGACCATATTCGCTCACGCCTATAGAGACCGGCCATTTTGCACTCGATGGCGGTGCAATGTTTGGCGTTGTTCCGAAGAATCTCTGGTCGCGAACGAATCCCGCTGATGAGCAGAATCGGATTGAGATGGCGCTTCGCGCACTCCTCCTCCAGACTGATGGGATGAATATCCTCATCGACAGCGGGATGGGCGATAAGTATGACGAGAAGACTCGCTCGATCTACAAACTCGACAATTCAAAATGGACGTTGTTGAGTTCGCTTGCAGAACGGGGCCTAAAGCCCGAAGATATTACTCATGTGATCCAGACTCATTTGCACTTCGATCATTGCGGAGGGCTTGTGACGCGCACCGAACAAGGCGAGTTGGTCCCGACTTTTCCGAACGCGCGTGTCTTCGTGCAGAAGGATAATCTTGCCTGGGCTCGGAATCCTACGGAGAAAGATCGCGCCAGCTACTTGAAGCATGATTGGGAGCCGATTGCCTCTATCGGTTTGCTCGAAGAGTTGGACGGGCCTGGCGAGCTATTTCCTGGCATCGAGCTTAGGATTTTCAATGGTCATACTCGCGCTCAACAATTGCCGCTCATTCACGACGAGGTTGGCAACCATCTCTTTTACTCCGCCGATCTCTTTCCTACAAAGGCCCACGTCAATCTTGCGTGGATCATGGGTTATGATAACTTCCCGCTGACCACGCTTGAAGAGAAACGCATGCTTTTGCCGGAAGCATACGAGGCAAAATGGTCACTATATTTCGAGCACGATGCAGCGAGTCCTGTCGCCAGAATTGAGAGTACTCCGAAGGGCTTCAGGGCGGCTTAAGGATTTATCCACAGGATCTGCAAAGGACGAGTGGCCGTGCGAAAGCTATAATGTTAATAATTTCGTAATATTTTGGCCGGTTCGAGGGGTGGTTTTCTTCATTCCCTTGGTATATTTGCAGTGTTTAAAGCCCGGTTCGATTGCCCGGAATCGGAAAATGTCGTTTATCACAACTTGGGGGATATAGTATGATTCGTAAAGCAACTGTTGCTACCGTTTTGATTGCAGTCTTTGGATTGTGTGTCGGTCTATCGACTAATGCCAACGCACAAGAAAAAGACGATTGGATGAAGCCAATCACAAAGCAGGGAAGTGCTGCCTTCGTGTTCACTATCAATGGACTTGGGAGTTTTGGTATTGGTGGCCCTGGTCTGGGCGCTGTTCCAGTGCCGATCCAAGGAGACTTCAATCCGAGATCACCAGCCGATTCGATGATGACTCTCAATGGTTTGGGAATGAAGTATTTCTTTTCCGACGATATGGCGCTTCGTGTGGCCCTCGGTTTCAATCACTCCTCGAGAAAGGATTTCGACACTTCGAGTTTCGCGCCTGCTATGACTGCCTGGGGTATTGGCGTAGGTGTGGAAGATCATTTTCGACCGCTCTATAGCGTCAGCCCATACGCAGGGCTTCAGGTCAAATATGCATCTGAATCCGCTGACGAACAGTCAAACCAAAATATCACCTACTCGGGCCATACCTTCGGGATCGGGGCCTTCGCAGGTTTTGATTGGTTTGTGACTCACGGCATCGCCATCGGTGCGGAAGGTGGTCTAGGCTGGATGACTTCGAGTTTTAGTCAGACATTGAGCGGAACCGGCGGATCAACCACAACAGGTCCAGACGTTTCCAGCATTGCACTCGCGATGGACGGGCTCGTCCACGTTGTCGTCTATTTCTGATTGGAATAGAAACGCTTGTTAAGCCCTCCAAATTGGAGGGCTTTTTATTATCATACTGCTGTTTAGCTGATTTCGCGGCAATAATTTGGAAACTGACGTCCTCGTTCTCGGCTCCGGCTCGGCCGGACTCTTTTTCGCTCTAACAATTGCGGAGCACTCCTCCTTTCGGGTTCTCATTATCACAAAAAAAGAGCGTTCGGAATCGAACACGAACTACGCACAGGGCGGCATTGCCAGCGTTGAAAGCGAGGAGGATTCTCTCGAAGCGCATATCCAGGACACGCTCATCGCCGGGGCGGGTCTCTGCCATCAGGATGCCGTAGATGTCCTGGTCCGCGAGGGTCCTGACCGTGTGAATGATCTGATTGAACTTGGCGCGAGCTTTACACGCAGTCGTGGCGGAAAGCTCCACCTGGGACGGGAAGGTGGCCACTCGGCGAATCGCATCGTGCATGCGAAGGATCTGACCGGCCGCGAACTGGAACGCGCGCTCCTCACGGCTGTCCAAGAGAAGCAGAATATCAAGATCATCGAGAATCACTATGCTGTTGAGTTGCTAACCGATCATCAACGAGTCGGGCGAAAAGGAAGTCCCAAAACGGTCAATTGTTATGGCGCGTATGTATTAGATGAAGTGACTGGCAAGGTTGAGATTGTTCGTGCCAAACGAGGAGTGATGGTTGCGACCGGTGGTGCGGGACAGGTATATCTCCACACGACGAATCCCGCCATCGCGACCGGTGATGGAATTGCCATGGCCCGCCGTGCTGGAGCCCGCATCGGGAATATGGAATTCATTCAGTTCCATCCAACAACATTGTTTCTACCTGGTGCACACTCCTTCTTGATTAGTGAGGCCGTCCGTGGAGCTGGTGGCATCCTTCGGAATCAAGCTGGCGAGCGATTCATGGAGCACTACGATCCTGCCCGCAAAGAGCTAGCTCCCCGAGACATTGTCGCTCGTGCAATCGATGCCGAATTGAAGCGCAGGGGAGATGACTTCGTCTACCTCGATGTATCGCAACTAGCGGCCAAGGCAATTCGCCAGGAGTTTCCGAACATTTATCGCCAGTGCAAAGAGCATGGCATCGACATCGCGAAGCAGCCAATTCCAGTCGTTCCGGCAGCGCATTATACTTGCGGAGGAATCGTCACCGATCTGAACGGCCGCACGAATATCAACCGGCTGTATGCCGCCGGCGAGGCATCCATGACCGGTGTGCATGGCGCCAATCGACTGGCCAGCAATTCATTACTCGAGGCGCTCGTCTTTTCCCGCCGTGCTGCAATGGACTTGCTCGCGTCAAGCATCAGTGAACGGGATAAGGCAATGTCGATCGAGCTAATGCCTTGGGATGAATCTGGCACCGAGAATGCCGAGGAATGGATTTACGTCTCCCATGACTTGCGGGAGGTGCAGCAGATTATGTGGGACTATGTTGGAATCGTCCGGAGCAATTATCGTCTTGAACGCGCACTCCGGCGTATTCAACTAATTCGGCGAGAGATTGAAGATTATTATCGCCGGACTAAGGTGACAGTCGGATTACTGGAGCTTCGCAATGTAGCCGAGATCGCGCTGCTGATCGTTCGGAGTGCGATGCGACGCAAGGAGAGCCGAGGACTTCACTATACGACAGATTTCCCCAAAACAGATGATCGTCATTGGAAACATGATACGATTCTATGACTAGAGCGTTACCCGAAGCAAAGAATTTTCTCGGCCTGCCGAAGCGATCGAGTACGTATGAAGCGAGTAAAGTCGTCATACTTTCAGCGCCGTATGAGAAGACCACGAGTTATGGCGGCGGTACCGCCAAAGGTCCCGCGGCCATTCTCGATGCATCGCATTATGTGGAATTTCTGGATGACGAGCTCTTCCGCGAATTGTGTTTCGAAATTGGAATCGCTACCATGCCGCCAATAGCATTTGGCAAGCGAGCAGGAAAGTTGATGCTTGCGCATCTTCAACAGGAAGTCGCGAAGCATCTTGATGCCGGCAAATTTGTGGTTACGCTAGGTGGCGAGCATACCATTTCGACAGCTCCCATTCTCGCTCACGTTGCCAGATATTCTAATATGTCTGTGCTCCATTTCGATGCGCACTCCGATCTTCGCCGCGAATATTCAGGGACACCTTACAGTCACGCATGTTTCATGGCTCGCGTTGCAGACGCTGGTTTCCAGATGTCGAACGTCGTTCAAGTTGGGATTCGCGCTCAAGAGAAGGCTGAGTATGACTATGCAGCGCAGATTGGCGTCCAAACCTTTTACGCTACAAAGATTCGCAGGGGAGATCACGGCAGCAGGTGGCAGAAGGCCGTCGTCTCGTCAATTCCTTCCAATGAAGTCTATGTGACCTTCGATGTCGATTACTTTGATCCCGCCATCATGCCATCGACTGGCACACCAGAGCCGGATGGATTCCTCTGGAACGAGACGATGGAGATCTTCCGCGAACTGAATCGCGCCGGCAAGCGGATCGTTGGGTTCGACGTGGTCGAGCTGGCACCGGATTCAAAGGCTCGCCATGCTACCTATCTCGCGGCAAAGCTGGTCTATCGAATGCTCAACTTTGCATTTGCCGGCTGAACGCACGTTACGGCAGACGTTTGAATGTAATATCGTCGAACCACACGGGGTTGCCATGAAGCGACCCGGTCGTCGCCCTGCAACCAGCCGATAACTGTAGCGTGACCGTATCGCTGGGTAGCAGAGAAAGCGTATCTAAAAGCC
This region includes:
- a CDS encoding 4Fe-4S dicluster domain-containing protein, which encodes MAIMITTECINCGACEPECPNNAIYEGGANWTLGGQSFGADDPGPSGAVGFFSSDYFYIVPDKCTECVTFHDEPQCAAVCPVDCCVPDPNWVEPREQLEAKVAWLDEVDPGRKR
- the nadB gene encoding L-aspartate oxidase; amino-acid sequence: METDVLVLGSGSAGLFFALTIAEHSSFRVLIITKKERSESNTNYAQGGIASVESEEDSLEAHIQDTLIAGAGLCHQDAVDVLVREGPDRVNDLIELGASFTRSRGGKLHLGREGGHSANRIVHAKDLTGRELERALLTAVQEKQNIKIIENHYAVELLTDHQRVGRKGSPKTVNCYGAYVLDEVTGKVEIVRAKRGVMVATGGAGQVYLHTTNPAIATGDGIAMARRAGARIGNMEFIQFHPTTLFLPGAHSFLISEAVRGAGGILRNQAGERFMEHYDPARKELAPRDIVARAIDAELKRRGDDFVYLDVSQLAAKAIRQEFPNIYRQCKEHGIDIAKQPIPVVPAAHYTCGGIVTDLNGRTNINRLYAAGEASMTGVHGANRLASNSLLEALVFSRRAAMDLLASSISERDKAMSIELMPWDESGTENAEEWIYVSHDLREVQQIMWDYVGIVRSNYRLERALRRIQLIRREIEDYYRRTKVTVGLLELRNVAEIALLIVRSAMRRKESRGLHYTTDFPKTDDRHWKHDTIL
- the asnB gene encoding asparagine synthase (glutamine-hydrolyzing), whose product is MCGIAGLISLDRTPLPEDTGRQLSTMSASLAHRGPDDSGQWISPDRHLGFAHTRLSIIDPSAEAHQPMVSKDGNVLIFNGEIYNYGELRAKYKLAVPPSDTAVLLALLERFGDKIIPDLRGFFTFAFWGASTNELLIARDAIGKKPLYYSTLGSVLLFASEARTLIRSGLVRPLVSADAMRKYLAFYAVPHPLSIFQGVSTLPAGSVLRVKSDTVSISQWYQLPEYSPTAIAYPEAVRETRRLLEESVRYRLVSDVPVGAFLSAGLDSNAVVGLMAREVSKPIETFSIGFHSKNVASETEMARIGATAFGTRHHERIISGEDVAALLPKFFSAMDSPTGDGLNTFLVAHFARAASPSLKVVLSGVGGDELFLGYRKYRWLAQHKKLAELVWSLPAGLRHRFARLLPKDTGSRSATAVRALLDPANIRSLFSAEEITSLLANSSSESYKSYRTYVPKPDLQSIIEHDLQYYLHDTLLRDLDQMTMAHSLEARAPLLDKELMEFAWQLPIELKARGGSKQLLADAVRDVIPNEILEKPKSGFELPMHEWLLRGALKPELDLLANGNLALIEEGLLRKEGVAKVHRDFITGHSHYLKPWSIIVLEHWWRCHADQTAR
- a CDS encoding DUF3575 domain-containing protein, encoding MIRKATVATVLIAVFGLCVGLSTNANAQEKDDWMKPITKQGSAAFVFTINGLGSFGIGGPGLGAVPVPIQGDFNPRSPADSMMTLNGLGMKYFFSDDMALRVALGFNHSSRKDFDTSSFAPAMTAWGIGVGVEDHFRPLYSVSPYAGLQVKYASESADEQSNQNITYSGHTFGIGAFAGFDWFVTHGIAIGAEGGLGWMTSSFSQTLSGTGGSTTTGPDVSSIALAMDGLVHVVVYF
- the speB gene encoding agmatinase, encoding MTRALPEAKNFLGLPKRSSTYEASKVVILSAPYEKTTSYGGGTAKGPAAILDASHYVEFLDDELFRELCFEIGIATMPPIAFGKRAGKLMLAHLQQEVAKHLDAGKFVVTLGGEHTISTAPILAHVARYSNMSVLHFDAHSDLRREYSGTPYSHACFMARVADAGFQMSNVVQVGIRAQEKAEYDYAAQIGVQTFYATKIRRGDHGSRWQKAVVSSIPSNEVYVTFDVDYFDPAIMPSTGTPEPDGFLWNETMEIFRELNRAGKRIVGFDVVELAPDSKARHATYLAAKLVYRMLNFAFAG
- a CDS encoding MBL fold metallo-hydrolase; protein product: MQIGPYSLTPIETGHFALDGGAMFGVVPKNLWSRTNPADEQNRIEMALRALLLQTDGMNILIDSGMGDKYDEKTRSIYKLDNSKWTLLSSLAERGLKPEDITHVIQTHLHFDHCGGLVTRTEQGELVPTFPNARVFVQKDNLAWARNPTEKDRASYLKHDWEPIASIGLLEELDGPGELFPGIELRIFNGHTRAQQLPLIHDEVGNHLFYSADLFPTKAHVNLAWIMGYDNFPLTTLEEKRMLLPEAYEAKWSLYFEHDAASPVARIESTPKGFRAA